Proteins encoded together in one Oxalobacteraceae sp. CFBP 8761 window:
- the recB gene encoding exodeoxyribonuclease V subunit beta, giving the protein MSTKLEPVDFPLHGSRLIEASAGTGKTWTIAALYVRLVLGHGRADAFVRPLLPSEILVMTFTRAATRELANRVRERLVQAASYFRGELDMVDPYLHELAASYTAGSERQIAGHRLFMAAETMDEAAIFTIDAWCQRMLREHAFDSGSLFDEELVSDERELFEDAAHDYWRQQVYPLGAEALAIVMDSWRDVEALKTSVRELVRRDALLGVPATEPLKQLVARLAKAQREALMRLKDGWFERAHEMERWIAGHRERQPKCFNGNKLRADSLVKWFEALRAWATDPARHMPDLTDTAWRRLTPDGIADAFSKDFSTDVPDCFDATAALQASLAALDPIAHALLRHAAGHIGARMQELKRRNRQFGFADMLERLKVALEGENGAALRARIVGQYPVALVDEFQDTSPDQYRIFDLLYRVEANDAEHGLFLIGDPKQSIYGFRGADIHSYLAARRATAGRHYQLDTNYRSTAPLVSAVNGLFLHAEGAHPGAAFRFRRGDDNPLPFDAVKAQGHRRHLVGMGDATGALSVNIVDRDDLKADDYRDVFAHHCAEHIVGLLNDARVGFDDDTGEADGFTRLMPADIAILVRDRREAGAIRRALMRRKVASVYLSDKDSVVESDEAADVLRWLYAVANPLDGALARAAFATATAGLGLAELAQFSHDEMVWEARVEQLKALHGSWQRQGVLAMLRRFIHELGLPARLLREPGGERRLTNLLHLAELLQEASSQLEGEQALIRWFAEQIDGLGSSGDERVLRLESDAELVKVVTVHKSKGLEYPLVYLPFAVTARATNRRNRAFFEYVDDAGTRHLDLALTDDALAAVDRARIEEDLRLLYVALTRARHFLWLGAAAVSGTRKGENKLHESALGYLLAGGERIAAEALRGHFDVVAGGADGISLHELAEPDGVTLLSREDIRPDLLDAPRYRAEFERDWSVGSFTSLTRHAIAPPTPMRAQDQTLMEDVPQAATPPRIEDAPWHRFPRGSVPGNFMHERLEWLAREGFACLDDPNCEARLVQHIERAGWGHRLADALAWLREIVDTPLPPLNARLRDLHGVLPEMEFWFPSEHLDLQRLDALCRTHLLGGLERPVLPERVLHGMLKGFADLVFEHEGRYWVLDYKSNALGPGDASYSQAAMTAGMAEHRYEIQGSIYLLALHRLLRARLGDAYEPEYQLGGAVFMFLRGIANPVTRGCWVLAPDLDLLDGLERLLDKDAHGEA; this is encoded by the coding sequence ATGAGCACCAAACTTGAGCCAGTCGATTTCCCGCTGCACGGCTCGCGCCTGATCGAGGCCTCGGCCGGCACCGGCAAGACCTGGACCATCGCCGCGCTGTATGTGCGTCTGGTGCTGGGGCACGGCAGGGCGGATGCGTTCGTGCGGCCACTGCTGCCGTCCGAGATTCTGGTGATGACATTCACGCGCGCCGCCACGCGTGAACTGGCCAACCGCGTGCGCGAGCGGCTGGTGCAGGCCGCAAGCTACTTCCGCGGGGAGCTCGACATGGTCGACCCGTACCTGCACGAGCTGGCCGCCAGCTACACGGCGGGCAGCGAACGCCAGATTGCCGGGCACCGCCTGTTCATGGCCGCCGAGACGATGGACGAAGCGGCGATCTTCACGATCGACGCCTGGTGCCAGCGCATGCTGCGCGAGCACGCCTTCGACAGCGGCAGCCTGTTCGACGAAGAACTGGTCAGCGACGAGCGCGAGCTGTTCGAGGACGCCGCGCACGATTACTGGCGCCAGCAGGTGTACCCGCTGGGCGCCGAGGCGCTGGCGATCGTGATGGACAGCTGGCGCGATGTCGAGGCGCTCAAGACGAGCGTGCGCGAGCTGGTGCGGCGCGACGCCTTGCTCGGCGTGCCCGCGACCGAACCACTGAAGCAACTGGTGGCGCGGCTGGCCAAGGCGCAGCGCGAAGCGCTGATGCGCCTGAAGGATGGCTGGTTCGAGCGCGCCCACGAGATGGAGCGCTGGATCGCCGGGCACCGCGAGCGCCAGCCCAAGTGCTTCAACGGCAACAAACTGCGCGCCGACTCGCTCGTCAAATGGTTCGAAGCGCTGCGCGCGTGGGCCACGGACCCGGCGCGCCACATGCCGGACCTGACCGACACGGCGTGGCGCCGCCTGACCCCGGACGGCATCGCCGACGCGTTCAGCAAGGATTTTTCGACCGACGTGCCGGACTGTTTCGACGCCACCGCCGCGCTGCAGGCCAGCCTGGCCGCACTCGACCCGATCGCCCACGCGCTGCTGCGCCACGCCGCCGGTCATATCGGCGCGCGCATGCAGGAGCTCAAGCGGCGCAATCGCCAGTTCGGTTTTGCCGACATGCTTGAGCGCCTGAAGGTTGCGCTCGAGGGCGAGAACGGCGCAGCGCTGCGCGCGCGCATCGTTGGCCAGTATCCGGTGGCGCTGGTCGATGAATTCCAGGACACGTCGCCCGACCAGTACCGCATTTTCGACCTGCTGTACCGGGTCGAAGCGAATGACGCGGAGCATGGCCTGTTCCTCATCGGCGATCCGAAACAGTCGATCTACGGCTTTCGCGGCGCCGACATCCACAGCTACCTGGCGGCGCGTCGCGCGACGGCGGGGCGCCACTACCAGCTCGACACCAATTACCGCTCGACCGCGCCGCTCGTGAGCGCCGTCAATGGCCTGTTCCTGCATGCCGAGGGCGCGCATCCGGGCGCCGCGTTCCGGTTCCGGCGTGGCGACGACAACCCGCTGCCGTTCGACGCGGTCAAGGCGCAGGGCCATCGCCGCCATCTTGTGGGCATGGGCGATGCCACTGGCGCACTCTCCGTGAACATCGTGGACCGAGATGACCTGAAGGCCGACGACTACCGCGATGTGTTTGCCCATCACTGCGCCGAACACATTGTCGGGCTGCTCAACGATGCGCGCGTGGGCTTCGACGACGACACCGGGGAGGCCGATGGATTCACACGCCTGATGCCGGCCGATATCGCGATCCTCGTGCGCGACCGGCGCGAAGCCGGCGCCATCCGGCGCGCGCTGATGCGGCGCAAGGTGGCCAGCGTCTACCTGTCCGACAAGGATTCGGTCGTCGAGAGCGACGAAGCGGCCGACGTGCTGCGCTGGCTGTACGCGGTGGCCAATCCGCTCGATGGCGCGCTGGCGCGGGCGGCATTCGCCACCGCCACCGCCGGCCTGGGGCTGGCCGAACTGGCGCAGTTCTCGCACGACGAGATGGTGTGGGAGGCGCGCGTCGAGCAGCTCAAGGCGCTGCACGGCAGCTGGCAGCGCCAGGGCGTGCTGGCGATGCTGCGCCGCTTCATCCACGAACTGGGACTGCCGGCGCGCCTGCTGCGCGAGCCGGGTGGTGAGCGGCGCCTGACCAATTTGCTGCACCTGGCCGAACTGCTGCAGGAAGCCAGCAGCCAGCTCGAAGGCGAACAGGCCCTGATCCGCTGGTTCGCCGAACAGATCGACGGGCTGGGGTCGAGCGGCGACGAGCGCGTGCTGCGCCTGGAAAGCGACGCCGAACTGGTCAAGGTCGTCACCGTGCACAAGTCGAAAGGCCTGGAATACCCGCTGGTGTACCTGCCGTTCGCCGTGACGGCGCGCGCCACCAACCGTCGCAATCGCGCGTTCTTCGAGTACGTGGACGATGCCGGCACGCGCCATCTCGACCTGGCCTTAACTGACGACGCGCTGGCGGCGGTCGACCGCGCGCGCATTGAGGAAGACCTGCGCCTGCTGTACGTCGCGCTGACACGTGCGCGCCACTTCCTGTGGCTCGGCGCAGCGGCCGTCTCCGGCACGCGCAAGGGCGAGAACAAGCTGCACGAGTCGGCCCTTGGCTATCTGCTGGCCGGGGGCGAGCGAATAGCCGCCGAGGCGCTGCGCGGGCACTTCGATGTCGTGGCGGGCGGCGCCGATGGCATTTCGCTGCACGAACTGGCCGAGCCGGATGGCGTCACGCTGCTGTCGCGCGAGGACATCCGGCCGGACTTGCTCGATGCGCCGCGCTACCGCGCCGAGTTCGAGCGCGACTGGTCGGTCGGCTCGTTCACGTCGCTCACGCGCCACGCGATCGCGCCGCCGACACCAATGCGCGCGCAGGACCAGACGCTGATGGAGGACGTGCCCCAGGCTGCCACGCCGCCCCGCATCGAGGACGCGCCATGGCACCGCTTCCCGCGCGGCTCGGTGCCCGGCAACTTCATGCACGAGCGGCTCGAGTGGCTGGCGCGCGAAGGCTTCGCCTGCCTGGACGACCCGAACTGCGAGGCGCGCCTGGTGCAGCATATCGAACGTGCGGGCTGGGGCCATCGCCTGGCCGATGCACTGGCCTGGCTGCGCGAGATTGTCGATACGCCGTTGCCGCCACTGAATGCACGCCTGCGCGACCTGCATGGCGTGCTGCCCGAGATGGAGTTCTGGTTCCCGAGCGAGCATCTCGACCTGCAACGCCTGGACGCGCTGTGCCGCACGCATCTGCTGGGCGGGCTCGAGCGGCCCGTGCTGCCCGAGCGTGTGTTGCACGGCATGCTCAAGGGCTTCGCCGACCTGGTGTTCGAGCACGAAGGCCGCTACTGGGTGCTGGATTACAAGTCCAATGCGCTGGGGCCGGGCGACGCGTCGTACAGCCAGGCCGCGATGACTGCGGGGATGGCCGAGCACCGCTACGAGATCCAGGGCAGCATCTACCTGCTGGCCCTGCACCGCCTGCTGCGCGCGCGTCTGGGCGACGCCTACGAGCCCGAATATCAGCTGGGTGGCGCCGTCTTCATGTTCCTGCGCGGGATTGCGAACCCGGTCACGCGCGGCTGCTGGGTGCTGGCCCCCGACCTCGATCTGCTGGATGGACTGGAACGCTTGCTGGACAAGGATGCACATGGCGAAGCTTGA
- the recD gene encoding exodeoxyribonuclease V subunit alpha yields the protein MAKLDADIDGLWREIGALTEAGELRRLSGAFARFIAQLGDAPPALILAAAVLSELEGHGHSCLQLDDLAAGPALLLGWSDDAWRQLAQAAAPLPRGVAGWSKLLAHCQQVWIRGEFDLDQPLVLDGQRLYLRRYWRDETLVAQAVRERAAATHPVDTPLVRSWLDKLFTTQPGAQGPDWQKLACAVALRSSVAIITGGPGTGKTYTVARLLALLFATAPEAGRQRVALAAPTGKAAARLKQSIDKALNELADRVGGDLPLRELTARMGAARTLHSLLGARPDTRAFAHHRGNPLDVDVLIVDEASMVHLEMMASLLDALPVGATLILLGDKDQLASVEAGAVLGDLCHAAHEGHYSAATIAYIEAASGEIIPDIYRGDGGALAQQTVMLRYSRRFGGPIGQLALAVNGGDTARAEQVLRAGEESVRWLEHAQPAQLLQLAHAGYAPYLQLLRDGAQGEHEDWVRRILLSFETFRILCAVRDGEWGVAGLNEAIEKRLAASHLLRHGAEWYVGRPVMVTRNDYSTRVFNGDIGVTLPDPARAGALRVYFLEGDAVRSVLATRLRNVETAFAMTVHKSQGSEFRHTVLALPRERNAVLTRELVYTGITRASEVFTLVTPGGDVLQEAIASRTHRTSGLRDLVA from the coding sequence ATGGCGAAGCTTGACGCCGATATCGATGGTCTGTGGCGCGAAATCGGTGCGCTGACCGAAGCGGGCGAGCTGCGTCGCCTGTCGGGCGCGTTCGCGCGCTTCATTGCGCAACTGGGCGACGCGCCGCCGGCGCTGATCCTGGCGGCGGCGGTGCTGTCCGAGCTCGAAGGCCATGGCCACAGCTGCCTGCAGCTGGACGACCTGGCCGCCGGGCCGGCGCTGCTGCTGGGCTGGAGTGACGATGCATGGCGCCAGCTGGCGCAGGCCGCCGCGCCGCTGCCCCGCGGCGTGGCAGGGTGGAGCAAGCTGCTGGCGCACTGCCAGCAGGTCTGGATCCGCGGTGAATTCGATCTCGACCAGCCGCTGGTGCTCGATGGCCAGCGCCTGTACCTGCGGCGTTACTGGCGCGACGAGACGCTGGTGGCGCAGGCCGTGCGCGAGCGCGCGGCGGCCACGCATCCGGTGGATACACCGCTCGTGCGCAGCTGGCTCGACAAGCTGTTCACGACGCAGCCCGGCGCGCAGGGGCCGGACTGGCAAAAGCTCGCCTGCGCCGTGGCGCTGCGCAGTTCGGTGGCGATCATCACGGGCGGCCCCGGCACCGGCAAGACCTACACGGTCGCGCGCCTGCTGGCCCTGTTGTTCGCGACGGCGCCGGAAGCAGGGCGCCAGCGCGTGGCGCTGGCCGCACCGACGGGCAAGGCGGCAGCGCGCCTGAAGCAGTCGATTGACAAGGCCCTGAATGAACTGGCGGATCGTGTCGGTGGCGACCTGCCGCTGCGCGAACTGACGGCGCGCATGGGCGCGGCGCGCACGCTCCACAGCCTGCTCGGCGCGCGCCCCGACACGCGCGCGTTCGCGCACCACCGCGGCAATCCGCTCGACGTCGATGTGCTGATCGTCGACGAGGCATCGATGGTGCACCTGGAAATGATGGCCAGCCTGCTCGATGCGCTGCCCGTTGGCGCGACGCTGATCCTGTTGGGGGACAAGGACCAGCTGGCGTCGGTGGAGGCGGGCGCCGTGCTGGGTGACCTGTGCCATGCCGCGCACGAAGGCCACTACAGCGCAGCGACGATCGCGTATATCGAAGCCGCGAGCGGCGAGATCATCCCGGACATCTATCGCGGCGACGGCGGCGCGCTGGCGCAGCAAACCGTGATGCTGCGCTACAGCCGCCGCTTCGGCGGGCCGATCGGCCAGCTGGCGCTGGCGGTCAATGGTGGCGACACCGCGCGCGCCGAACAGGTCCTGCGGGCCGGGGAAGAGAGCGTGCGCTGGCTCGAACATGCGCAGCCGGCGCAGCTCCTGCAACTGGCGCATGCCGGGTATGCGCCGTACCTGCAACTGCTGCGCGACGGTGCCCAGGGCGAGCATGAAGACTGGGTGCGCCGGATTCTGCTCAGCTTCGAGACCTTCCGCATCCTGTGCGCGGTGCGCGATGGCGAGTGGGGCGTGGCGGGGCTGAACGAGGCCATCGAAAAGCGGCTCGCGGCCAGTCACTTGCTGCGCCATGGCGCCGAGTGGTATGTCGGCCGGCCGGTCATGGTCACGCGCAACGATTACTCGACGCGCGTATTCAACGGCGATATCGGCGTCACGCTGCCCGATCCGGCGCGCGCCGGCGCGCTGCGCGTCTACTTCCTGGAAGGCGACGCCGTGCGCAGCGTGCTGGCCACGCGCCTGCGCAATGTCGAAACGGCGTTCGCGATGACCGTGCACAAATCGCAGGGCTCGGAGTTTCGCCACACGGTGCTGGCACTGCCGCGCGAGCGCAATGCAGTGCTCACGCGCGAGCTGGTCTACACGGGCATCACGCGCGCCAGCGAGGTGTTTACGCTGGTGACGCCGGGCGGCGACGTGCTGCAGGAAGCGATTGCCAGCCGCACGCACCGCACGAGTGGCTTGCGCGATCTGGTGGCGTAA
- a CDS encoding thiol:disulfide interchange protein DsbA/DsbL, whose translation MRALRLALIAATLVAGLANASPTAPRDGADFTTLATPQPTQAEGKKVEVIEFFAYHCGACNAFEPTLKNWVRQQGDRIALRRVPLPFQGPADPEARLFLTLEAMGKLEAYHGRVFNAVHVERKRLMKDADIIAWAGANGLDKSAFADTWNSFGVQTRLKRLSQIVDAYKVTGTPTIVIDGTYVVSPSQVQQANRIQDAGDVMAATGQVMDALVVKAAATR comes from the coding sequence ATGCGCGCCCTGCGACTTGCCCTCATCGCCGCCACCCTGGTGGCCGGCCTTGCCAACGCGTCGCCAACCGCGCCGCGCGATGGCGCGGACTTCACGACGCTGGCCACACCGCAGCCGACCCAGGCCGAGGGCAAGAAGGTCGAGGTCATCGAATTCTTCGCGTATCACTGCGGCGCCTGCAATGCCTTCGAACCGACGCTGAAGAACTGGGTCAGGCAGCAGGGCGACCGCATCGCGCTGCGCCGCGTGCCGCTGCCGTTCCAGGGCCCGGCCGATCCGGAAGCGCGCCTGTTCCTGACGCTCGAAGCGATGGGCAAGCTCGAGGCGTATCACGGGCGCGTCTTCAATGCCGTGCACGTCGAGCGCAAGCGCCTGATGAAGGACGCCGACATCATCGCGTGGGCCGGCGCGAATGGACTCGACAAGTCGGCGTTTGCCGACACGTGGAACTCGTTCGGCGTCCAGACCAGGCTCAAACGCCTGAGCCAGATCGTCGACGCCTACAAGGTCACTGGCACCCCGACCATCGTCATCGACGGCACGTATGTCGTGTCGCCATCGCAGGTACAGCAGGCGAACAGGATCCAGGATGCCGGTGACGTCATGGCGGCGACCGGACAGGTGATGGATGCGCTCGTGGTGAAGGCAGCTGCCACCCGGTAA
- a CDS encoding GNAT family N-acetyltransferase — MLFSTDFVLRPYVPGDAPALVAAIVESTPTLAPWMPWATAQFSMNDALAWIATCEKGLAEATCFEFAIFDRASGMFVGGCGLNQMNAMHGFCNLGYWVRQSWQRKGAASAAIRALADYAWTELEVQRLEIVVAVGNDASLNAARKTGAFDEGIARKRLKLGQQWVDAHMLSLVKP; from the coding sequence ATGCTGTTTTCCACCGACTTCGTCCTCCGCCCTTATGTTCCTGGCGACGCGCCGGCACTGGTTGCGGCCATCGTCGAATCGACACCGACGCTCGCGCCGTGGATGCCCTGGGCGACAGCGCAGTTTTCAATGAACGATGCCCTTGCCTGGATCGCGACCTGCGAGAAAGGACTGGCGGAAGCGACGTGCTTCGAGTTCGCTATCTTCGACCGCGCATCCGGCATGTTTGTCGGCGGCTGTGGCCTGAACCAGATGAACGCAATGCATGGGTTCTGCAACCTTGGTTACTGGGTGCGCCAATCGTGGCAGCGCAAAGGCGCAGCGTCGGCAGCCATCCGCGCGCTTGCCGATTACGCCTGGACGGAACTGGAGGTGCAGCGTCTCGAAATCGTGGTGGCCGTCGGTAACGACGCCAGTCTGAACGCCGCCCGCAAGACCGGGGCATTCGACGAAGGCATCGCGCGCAAGCGGCTCAAACTGGGCCAGCAGTGGGTGGACGCCCACATGCTGTCACTTGTCAAACCGTGA
- a CDS encoding serine hydrolase translates to MIKHLFATALMTLSAAAFAVPFGSQSVLVVENDTGKILLEKNADTVVPIASLTKLMTAMVVLDAKLDMNEQIEIDRDDVDRVKFSSSRVPVGASISRSDVLHLALMSSDNRAAAALARTYPGGNEAFKAAVRRKIRALGMTQTTIEEPTGLSPHNRSTAGDLVKMAVASVRYPDIVRMTTETKEMIDINGRGVEYHNTNRLVGAKGWDIGLSKTGYTNEAGRCLIMNITAAGKKATLVLLNAGASSARVLDALNIRRFMTGDAAPVARVARAARASSGGPRIKASAGSVKAKAKARTKLVKSKVQATKNRKVAKVKTTRKRRD, encoded by the coding sequence ATGATCAAACACCTGTTCGCCACGGCCCTGATGACGTTGTCGGCCGCGGCATTCGCCGTGCCGTTCGGCTCCCAGTCCGTGCTCGTCGTTGAAAACGACACCGGCAAAATCCTCCTTGAAAAAAATGCCGACACCGTCGTCCCGATTGCATCGCTGACCAAGCTGATGACGGCCATGGTCGTGCTCGACGCCAAGCTCGACATGAACGAGCAGATCGAGATCGACCGCGACGACGTCGACCGCGTCAAGTTCAGCAGCTCGCGCGTGCCGGTTGGCGCCAGCATCTCGCGCAGCGATGTGCTGCACCTGGCGCTGATGTCCTCGGACAACCGCGCCGCCGCCGCACTGGCCCGCACGTACCCGGGCGGCAACGAAGCCTTCAAGGCGGCCGTGCGCCGCAAGATCCGCGCGCTCGGCATGACCCAGACCACGATCGAAGAGCCTACCGGCCTGTCGCCGCACAACCGCTCCACCGCAGGCGACCTGGTCAAGATGGCCGTCGCCTCGGTCCGCTACCCAGATATCGTGCGCATGACCACCGAGACGAAGGAAATGATCGACATCAACGGCCGCGGCGTCGAGTACCACAACACTAACCGCCTGGTCGGCGCCAAGGGCTGGGACATCGGCCTGTCAAAAACCGGCTACACGAACGAAGCCGGCCGCTGCCTGATCATGAACATCACGGCCGCCGGCAAGAAGGCAACGCTGGTGCTGCTGAACGCCGGCGCCTCGTCGGCCCGCGTGCTCGACGCACTGAACATCCGCCGTTTCATGACCGGCGACGCAGCACCGGTAGCCCGCGTCGCGCGCGCCGCACGCGCCTCGTCGGGCGGTCCACGCATCAAGGCCAGCGCCGGCAGTGTGAAAGCCAAGGCGAAAGCCCGCACCAAGCTCGTCAAGTCGAAGGTCCAGGCCACCAAGAACCGCAAGGTAGCGAAGGTCAAGACGACGCGCAAGCGCCGCGACTGA
- a CDS encoding IS1595 family transposase produces the protein MKAPRFKGWFAKLPSLNQPQRRQVLDALHPAAGLDQVVALITEVRAPGRCCPRCGNGHCYRHGFANDLQRYRCCACGRTFNDLTGTPLARLRLKDKWLAYSQVLLDSLTVRKAADRVGVHRNTAFRWRHRFLHWVKLDRPAVLNGIVEADETFLLESQKGSRTLDRPPRRRGGHAAKRGISGELDCILVARDREGRTIDAVTGRGALKTAQLERDLLPRLDGQALLVSDGHPAYRAFARKHRIAHEAVNVRAGVRARRLGSLAIHVQNVNAYHQRFKAWLQGFRGVASRYLPNYLGWRWALDGERVISPEQLLRVAISVINR, from the coding sequence ATGAAAGCGCCACGTTTCAAAGGCTGGTTCGCAAAACTGCCTTCGCTGAACCAGCCGCAGCGCCGGCAAGTGCTCGATGCCCTGCATCCTGCAGCCGGACTCGATCAGGTGGTTGCGCTCATCACTGAGGTTAGAGCGCCAGGCCGTTGTTGCCCCAGATGCGGCAACGGGCACTGCTACCGGCATGGGTTCGCCAACGACTTGCAGCGCTACCGCTGCTGTGCCTGCGGCCGCACCTTCAATGACCTGACCGGCACGCCACTGGCGCGGCTGAGGCTCAAAGACAAATGGCTCGCCTATTCGCAGGTGCTGCTCGATTCACTGACCGTGCGCAAGGCGGCAGATCGAGTCGGCGTACACCGCAATACCGCCTTTCGCTGGCGCCACCGCTTCCTGCACTGGGTCAAGCTCGACCGGCCCGCAGTCCTCAACGGCATTGTCGAGGCTGACGAAACATTTCTGCTCGAGTCACAAAAAGGTTCGCGCACGCTCGATCGGCCACCGCGCCGCCGTGGCGGCCATGCTGCCAAACGGGGCATTTCCGGTGAACTCGATTGCATCCTGGTCGCGCGCGACCGCGAAGGGCGCACCATCGATGCCGTTACTGGGCGCGGTGCCCTCAAGACTGCCCAACTCGAGCGTGACTTGCTACCCAGGCTCGATGGGCAGGCCTTGCTGGTCAGTGACGGCCATCCCGCTTACCGCGCCTTCGCACGCAAGCACAGGATCGCGCACGAGGCGGTCAATGTGCGCGCCGGTGTGCGTGCAAGGCGCCTGGGCAGCCTTGCCATCCACGTACAGAACGTGAACGCTTACCACCAGCGCTTCAAGGCGTGGCTACAGGGCTTTCGTGGCGTGGCATCGCGCTACCTGCCCAATTACCTGGGCTGGCGCTGGGCGCTGGATGGGGAGCGGGTTATTTCGCCGGAACAGTTGCTTCGCGTTGCCATCAGCGTCATCAACAGATAA
- a CDS encoding sulfate ABC transporter substrate-binding protein, producing the protein MRITPPNTLRRSILALVLAAGSAVPLHASAAGPELLNVSYDVARELYKEINPAFIASYKQQSGQTVEVKQSHGGSSKQARAVADGLAASVVTMNQANDIDMLADRGLVAKDWAKKFPNNAAPYYSTMVFLVRKGNPKQVRDWQDLARPGVAVIIPNPKTAGNGRYTYLGAWGSVIKKGGNEAAARDLVSKIFKNVPILDGGGRAATTTFTQRQIGDVLVTFENEVSMVRKEFGNDFEVVYPTSSILAESPVAVVDKVVDRQKLRQPATAYLNFLYSPVGQEIGAKHFMRVRSEAVMKKYAANYKPISLFTVDEVFGGWRAAQKRHFDDGGEFDKIYTAK; encoded by the coding sequence ATGCGCATCACCCCTCCGAACACGCTGCGCCGCTCGATCCTGGCGCTGGTCCTGGCTGCTGGCAGCGCCGTGCCGCTGCACGCCAGCGCCGCCGGGCCCGAGCTGCTGAACGTGTCGTACGACGTCGCCCGTGAATTGTACAAAGAAATCAACCCGGCGTTCATCGCATCCTACAAGCAGCAAAGCGGCCAGACGGTCGAAGTCAAGCAGTCGCACGGCGGCTCGAGCAAGCAGGCGCGCGCCGTGGCCGATGGCCTGGCGGCGTCGGTCGTGACCATGAACCAGGCCAATGACATCGACATGCTGGCCGACCGCGGCCTGGTGGCAAAAGACTGGGCCAAGAAGTTCCCGAACAATGCCGCGCCCTACTACTCGACGATGGTGTTCCTGGTCCGCAAGGGCAACCCGAAGCAGGTACGCGACTGGCAAGACCTGGCGCGCCCCGGCGTGGCCGTGATCATCCCGAATCCGAAGACCGCCGGCAACGGCCGCTACACCTATCTGGGTGCGTGGGGTTCCGTGATCAAGAAAGGCGGCAATGAGGCCGCTGCCCGCGACCTGGTCTCGAAGATCTTCAAGAACGTGCCGATCCTGGACGGTGGCGGCCGCGCTGCGACCACCACCTTCACCCAGCGCCAGATCGGCGACGTGCTGGTGACGTTCGAAAACGAAGTGAGCATGGTGCGCAAGGAATTCGGCAACGACTTCGAAGTCGTCTACCCGACCAGCTCGATCCTGGCCGAGTCGCCGGTGGCCGTCGTCGACAAGGTCGTCGATCGCCAGAAGCTGCGTCAGCCTGCTACGGCTTACCTGAACTTCCTGTACAGCCCGGTGGGCCAGGAAATCGGGGCCAAGCACTTCATGCGCGTTCGCTCGGAAGCGGTCATGAAGAAGTACGCGGCCAACTACAAGCCGATCAGCCTGTTCACGGTTGACGAAGTCTTCGGCGGCTGGCGCGCAGCGCAAAAGCGTCACTTCGACGATGGCGGCGAGTTCGACAAGATCTACACCGCGAAGTAA
- a CDS encoding GNAT family N-acetyltransferase, whose amino-acid sequence MSTRIEIRKAVPADAAPACNLLRRSIEEGCSADHHGQPAVLDAWLGNKTPATVAAWFAAPANFAVVAESEGRMVGLTLLTPAGKVALCYVLPDALRCGVGRALLAAVEEQARAWNISKLHLHSPAGASAFFERHGYSNAGKEKSCFGLDSDLMWKRLDGASEGGARKRFCNCSD is encoded by the coding sequence ATGTCCACGCGTATTGAAATCCGCAAGGCAGTTCCCGCCGACGCCGCGCCAGCCTGCAATCTGCTGCGCCGCTCCATCGAGGAAGGCTGCAGTGCCGACCACCATGGCCAGCCAGCAGTACTCGACGCCTGGCTCGGCAACAAGACGCCGGCCACCGTCGCCGCCTGGTTTGCCGCGCCCGCCAATTTTGCCGTCGTTGCCGAGAGTGAAGGGCGGATGGTCGGGTTGACGCTGCTGACCCCGGCCGGCAAGGTGGCGCTGTGCTACGTGCTGCCCGATGCGCTGCGCTGCGGCGTGGGCCGGGCACTGCTGGCGGCGGTCGAAGAGCAGGCGCGTGCCTGGAATATCAGCAAGCTGCATCTGCACAGCCCGGCTGGCGCAAGCGCGTTCTTCGAGCGCCACGGCTACAGCAATGCGGGCAAGGAAAAATCCTGTTTCGGCCTCGATAGCGACCTGATGTGGAAGCGGCTCGACGGCGCCAGCGAAGGCGGCGCGCGCAAGCGCTTCTGCAACTGCAGCGACTGA